The following proteins are co-located in the Vibrio azureus genome:
- the kch gene encoding voltage-gated potassium channel protein: protein MPKCKQCVCWISHVWKTYGYVIASLMVLLNSLLIFEAVFGNNKPFDVIYLVNNISTVDFEAVKNLPWFLLGVFQLLNCIGLFFKARVAWGMSCILLVVYLVFTAQYFPSLHVNFYLGLATLAFMVIFRKSFHHSSATAGSIVAFISIIILIIYSTYGSLYFGEGFKPKIDTMTTAFYFSLVTMTTVGYGDILPVSDSARLFCISMITAGIAVFATALSNVFGPLINKSFGRLIEGDKKTVERKDHFIICGTSAMAMNTVLRLRERGLPITIITIRPNDEFQQIEQSLEGKYDIISGDSCDTSVLKKAGLENCKAILALTDADADNAFIVLSAKEINAKAKTVVIVNDSKNMNKIKRVQPDVLLSPQLLGSEVLARLLNGESMDNNDLISMFLDSGKS, encoded by the coding sequence TTGCCTAAATGTAAGCAATGTGTCTGTTGGATAAGTCATGTCTGGAAAACCTATGGGTATGTTATTGCATCCCTGATGGTTTTACTTAATAGCTTGCTCATTTTTGAAGCGGTTTTCGGTAATAATAAACCTTTCGACGTTATCTATCTTGTCAACAATATTTCGACAGTTGATTTCGAAGCTGTCAAAAATCTGCCTTGGTTTTTATTGGGTGTATTTCAGTTACTCAATTGTATTGGCTTGTTCTTTAAAGCCCGAGTTGCTTGGGGAATGAGTTGCATCTTGCTGGTGGTCTATTTGGTGTTTACTGCCCAATATTTCCCCAGTTTACATGTCAATTTTTACCTAGGTTTAGCGACCTTAGCGTTTATGGTTATCTTCCGTAAGAGCTTTCATCACAGCAGCGCTACGGCAGGCAGCATTGTCGCTTTTATCAGTATTATTATTCTGATCATTTATTCGACCTATGGCAGTTTATATTTTGGTGAGGGCTTTAAACCTAAAATCGACACAATGACCACCGCATTTTATTTTTCTCTAGTGACGATGACTACGGTGGGTTACGGCGACATTCTGCCTGTTAGTGATTCTGCTCGGTTGTTTTGTATTTCTATGATCACGGCGGGGATTGCGGTGTTTGCTACAGCACTGAGTAACGTTTTTGGGCCGTTGATTAACAAGAGCTTTGGGCGCTTAATTGAAGGAGATAAAAAAACAGTGGAACGAAAAGATCACTTTATTATTTGTGGAACCTCTGCCATGGCAATGAATACCGTCCTTCGTCTAAGGGAGCGGGGTTTACCAATTACGATTATAACTATCCGTCCTAATGATGAATTTCAGCAGATCGAGCAGAGTTTGGAAGGAAAATATGACATTATTTCGGGTGATAGCTGTGATACATCAGTGCTCAAAAAGGCGGGGCTTGAAAATTGTAAGGCGATACTCGCTTTAACAGATGCGGATGCGGATAATGCGTTTATTGTTTTGTCTGCGAAAGAAATCAACGCCAAGGCAAAAACGGTTGTGATCGTTAATGACAGCAAAAACATGAACAAGATAAAAAGAGTACAGCCAGATGTCTTACTCTCACCACAGTTACTTGGTAGTGAAGTGCTAGCTCGACTACTCAATGGAGAGAGCATGGATAATAACGATCTGATTTCGATGTTCCTTGATTCTGGTAAGTCTTGA
- a CDS encoding flagellar assembly protein FlgT: MKKVFSALISSIFIFMLPLKTMASWYEVKGEATIVASDKAARLHALEDALFKAVNFSGADIGSISNLMPFLEEKRKEYQFTDHEVRYIVVDSQRKRGGKMIVKIRVDIYPSATGCHVNQYKKTMLIGNIDIAAPQQAVMGQIYKLGDDFSRVLNRQIDETSRSFVSVGTTDYSISKQYPERTTMIAQDNNAQYIIGGQITDLTATVDAKLIKKDVINRQFALEMKVYDGKTGHELFDKNYREVAKWPFAKTSQVDTRSARFWASTYGEMLLRVSRNIMLDLESELSCKVTLPEIVAVFGNKVTMNLGRLHGVKEGDQLQLWHTASFIDQSGLPRNKVSQSDITLTVSRLYENEAELTIDQPSLASSVQIGDVMNKIIK; the protein is encoded by the coding sequence ATGAAAAAAGTATTTTCTGCTCTGATATCAAGCATTTTTATATTCATGCTACCTTTAAAAACCATGGCTTCTTGGTATGAAGTCAAAGGAGAGGCAACGATTGTGGCTTCAGACAAGGCAGCAAGGCTACATGCATTAGAGGATGCCCTATTCAAGGCCGTCAATTTCTCAGGGGCGGACATTGGCAGCATCAGTAATTTGATGCCTTTTTTAGAAGAGAAACGAAAAGAATATCAGTTTACTGATCATGAAGTACGCTACATCGTAGTAGACTCGCAACGCAAACGCGGCGGCAAAATGATCGTCAAGATCCGCGTGGATATTTATCCGTCGGCAACAGGTTGCCACGTCAACCAGTACAAAAAAACCATGCTGATCGGCAATATCGATATTGCCGCCCCTCAACAAGCTGTTATGGGGCAAATTTATAAGCTGGGTGATGATTTTAGCCGTGTATTAAACCGTCAAATCGACGAGACTTCTCGCAGTTTTGTCTCCGTGGGCACGACCGATTACTCAATCAGTAAGCAATATCCAGAACGAACGACGATGATTGCACAAGACAACAATGCCCAGTATATCATTGGTGGTCAGATTACGGATTTAACCGCTACTGTAGACGCTAAACTGATAAAAAAGGATGTCATCAACCGTCAATTCGCACTTGAGATGAAAGTCTATGACGGTAAAACCGGCCACGAGCTCTTTGATAAAAACTACCGCGAAGTGGCCAAATGGCCTTTTGCTAAAACCAGCCAAGTCGATACGCGCAGTGCTCGATTTTGGGCATCAACCTATGGCGAAATGTTACTCAGAGTGAGTCGTAACATCATGCTGGACCTTGAATCAGAGCTATCCTGTAAAGTGACCCTTCCAGAAATCGTCGCGGTCTTTGGTAACAAGGTCACCATGAATCTTGGCCGCTTACACGGCGTGAAAGAAGGAGACCAATTGCAATTATGGCACACGGCATCGTTCATTGATCAAAGTGGTCTACCGCGTAATAAAGTCTCACAAAGTGATATCACTTTAACCGTCTCTCGCTTATACGAGAATGAAGCAGAGTTAACCATCGATCAACCTAGCCTTGCATCAAGTGTTCAAATTGGTGATGTCATGAACAAGATTATAAAATAA
- a CDS encoding FlgO family outer membrane protein has translation MKRWLVAVSMIALLSACAYSPIYNGKEPYAGSEFMLMDSPRHTMDFFIESMTEELMVSNVAVSSRTPLAITSFVDLQNFDATNWLGNSVGEGFIHQFQRRGFKVVDFKTTGSIQVTQQGDFALSRDWQELAREQEIQYVLTGTMLRQEGGVLINARIVGMQSRIVVATAQGFLPADRIGRDIDTLNSIRTQDGVLIRSDPTIRQPYTVILRP, from the coding sequence GTGAAAAGATGGCTTGTTGCTGTATCGATGATAGCGCTATTATCGGCGTGTGCCTACTCACCGATATATAATGGTAAAGAACCTTATGCTGGAAGTGAGTTTATGTTAATGGATAGCCCACGCCATACCATGGACTTTTTTATTGAAAGCATGACGGAAGAATTGATGGTATCTAATGTGGCTGTTTCCTCACGCACGCCGCTTGCCATTACCTCTTTTGTTGACTTACAAAACTTTGATGCGACAAACTGGCTAGGTAACTCTGTCGGAGAGGGATTTATTCATCAGTTCCAGCGTCGTGGTTTTAAAGTAGTGGATTTTAAAACTACAGGTTCAATTCAAGTGACGCAGCAAGGTGATTTTGCATTGAGTCGTGATTGGCAAGAGTTGGCCAGAGAACAAGAAATTCAATACGTATTGACGGGGACCATGTTACGCCAAGAAGGCGGCGTCCTGATCAATGCAAGGATTGTTGGTATGCAAAGTCGCATCGTTGTGGCAACGGCGCAAGGTTTTTTGCCAGCGGATCGTATTGGCCGTGATATCGATACATTAAATAGCATTCGCACCCAAGATGGCGTGCTTATCCGTTCTGATCCAACGATTCGTCAACCTTATACAGTCATCCTTCGTCCCTAG
- the flgP gene encoding flagellar assembly lipoprotein FlgP: protein MKKLLFCIATFILVGCQPLQQMRQDEILVAVGYASVSEQAGRTLEDKRVRAMRASKIDAYRELAEQVYGMRISGRAELEDQRLGVENTRGEVDGVIRGAEVVRSYLVEDSYVTELRLDIRKMDKLRDYGEVQQVPEKRQQTMF from the coding sequence ATGAAGAAATTATTATTTTGTATCGCAACGTTCATTTTAGTCGGCTGTCAGCCTTTACAGCAGATGCGCCAAGATGAAATTCTGGTTGCTGTGGGTTACGCCAGTGTAAGTGAGCAAGCGGGACGCACGTTAGAGGATAAACGTGTAAGAGCGATGCGTGCTTCTAAAATTGATGCTTATCGTGAGCTTGCTGAACAAGTGTATGGTATGCGTATCAGTGGACGAGCGGAACTTGAAGATCAGCGTCTGGGTGTTGAGAATACTCGAGGTGAGGTTGATGGTGTCATCCGTGGTGCGGAAGTGGTACGCAGCTATTTGGTTGAAGATAGCTATGTGACCGAGCTTCGCTTAGATATCCGTAAAATGGATAAGCTGCGTGATTATGGTGAAGTTCAGCAAGTACCTGAAAAGCGCCAGCAAACGATGTTCTAA
- a CDS encoding flagella synthesis protein FlgN, whose protein sequence is MAALIDLVNFQLENAKALSAVLRQETQAISARASIEIEKIAQEKMRLIEQLGNTDQRIASHPHLKQLTEDEDLSQLVTQIQSIILECQNINQINGESLNRAQSSFNKLNNMLQHSHGKVGMTYNAGGKTHTISTLGTNIKA, encoded by the coding sequence ATGGCTGCTCTCATTGATCTTGTGAACTTCCAACTCGAAAATGCGAAAGCACTTTCTGCCGTACTGCGTCAAGAAACGCAGGCGATCAGTGCTCGTGCCTCTATCGAGATAGAGAAAATCGCACAAGAAAAAATGCGACTTATTGAGCAACTTGGAAATACCGATCAACGCATCGCCTCTCACCCGCATCTCAAGCAGCTCACTGAAGATGAAGATTTAAGTCAGTTGGTCACACAAATTCAATCGATTATTCTTGAATGCCAGAATATCAACCAAATTAATGGTGAGTCACTTAACCGTGCTCAATCCAGCTTTAACAAACTGAACAATATGCTTCAGCACTCCCATGGAAAAGTCGGCATGACCTACAACGCTGGCGGTAAAACCCATACCATATCTACGTTAGGAACAAATATTAAAGCCTAG